In Halorussus limi, a genomic segment contains:
- a CDS encoding DUF7527 domain-containing protein, translating into METRTVEQVKSWKTRSFGDGYAGLRELSNGEFSGAVRAGGAWLFMLNGRIIGVYEGSLDDFEDADGTAYAAPHPSLPLLFSMQEQGGETQAKYYTNDTPLSEVDSTLTSGNFTGYVELSENVLSGDYYVAYYGGRSMSVAFVGASEQVVTGDDAFERANDEVGIYEVRDVDVEVIDLPEPDEPEEPEPSGVASGPDDARGAGSSEPSGGAGAAGAGANSATGAGEPSGGVGRAPGGDSTRSDADTASADAAPTDAGRRPERDASGQAAGQRSLGQQSAEQQSAAGRVEEAEPTSDTEQSPTGGADTSDAGVGATGTEVETTEREVEPAEADARATGAGEQADAGASEQAGVSADTATPGGEAAARAEPSAGAEPSADPARTDSTPESESDGEPDERETGGAFADEEEWRETTTIPSLDPDRSEDLAGAAAESAESAADDGGASPDPTSPESATGGSPSDERPSADRASRGRSDRRSRSSAASGQNGSPSAPETETATGGASEAGGADGAGSPGAGASGQSSEVSEDAKERVQQLRSQLKQRKQQVKQLKDRLSDVESERNEYKRERDALRQEVERLEAKLETAGSAGSASGKRQLDPSQAFDGTNLFVRYESKGKATLDEAAEGTVEAEDVNANLRLEHHTQFEADDVEVAGEAFDSFLTDSFEYRFVSWVVEELLYEIRDTGHRTSLKDLYESIPKIDRVDLHGSVSAGSTDDDTRQESFDIIMRDRMGNPLLVADLNDSRDPTTGEMMGSLVDASSDVAQTHDELSGTFQVTESFFEPEALETTESATSGGFLSREKRESFVKLSRKRGYHLCLVESRSGGFHLNVPEL; encoded by the coding sequence ATGGAAACGCGCACGGTCGAGCAGGTCAAAAGTTGGAAGACTCGTTCCTTCGGGGACGGGTACGCTGGCCTGCGCGAACTCTCGAACGGGGAGTTCTCGGGGGCAGTCAGGGCCGGTGGCGCGTGGCTATTCATGCTCAACGGACGGATAATCGGCGTCTACGAGGGGAGTCTCGACGACTTCGAGGACGCCGACGGCACCGCCTACGCCGCGCCTCACCCGTCGCTCCCGCTCCTGTTCAGCATGCAGGAGCAGGGCGGCGAGACGCAAGCAAAGTACTACACGAACGACACGCCGCTCTCGGAGGTCGATTCGACGCTCACGAGCGGCAACTTCACGGGCTACGTCGAACTCAGCGAGAACGTCCTGAGCGGCGACTACTACGTGGCCTACTACGGCGGGCGCTCGATGAGCGTCGCGTTCGTCGGCGCGAGCGAGCAGGTCGTGACCGGCGACGACGCCTTCGAGCGCGCCAACGACGAGGTGGGAATCTACGAGGTCCGGGACGTGGACGTCGAAGTGATCGACCTCCCGGAACCCGACGAACCCGAAGAACCCGAACCGTCGGGCGTCGCGAGCGGTCCGGACGACGCGCGCGGTGCGGGCAGTTCGGAGCCTTCGGGCGGTGCGGGTGCCGCGGGAGCAGGTGCGAACTCCGCCACAGGCGCGGGCGAACCGTCCGGCGGAGTCGGCAGAGCGCCCGGTGGCGACTCGACTCGGTCCGACGCCGACACCGCGAGCGCCGACGCCGCCCCGACCGACGCCGGCCGACGCCCGGAGCGCGATGCGAGTGGACAGGCCGCCGGACAGCGGTCCCTGGGGCAGCAGTCCGCCGAACAGCAGTCCGCCGCGGGCCGCGTCGAGGAAGCCGAACCGACCTCGGACACAGAGCAGTCGCCGACCGGGGGCGCAGATACCTCGGACGCCGGAGTCGGGGCGACCGGGACCGAAGTCGAGACGACCGAGCGCGAGGTCGAACCCGCGGAGGCCGACGCGCGGGCGACGGGCGCGGGCGAGCAGGCGGACGCAGGAGCGAGCGAGCAGGCCGGTGTGAGTGCGGACACGGCCACGCCCGGCGGAGAGGCGGCGGCCCGAGCGGAGCCTAGCGCGGGCGCCGAACCGAGCGCCGACCCCGCCCGAACCGACTCGACGCCCGAATCGGAGTCCGACGGCGAGCCCGACGAGCGAGAGACCGGCGGCGCGTTCGCCGACGAGGAGGAGTGGCGCGAGACCACTACGATTCCGTCGCTCGACCCCGACCGGAGCGAGGATCTCGCCGGGGCGGCCGCCGAATCCGCCGAGAGCGCGGCCGACGACGGAGGCGCGTCGCCCGACCCGACGAGTCCGGAGTCGGCGACCGGCGGGTCCCCGAGCGACGAGCGGCCGAGCGCGGACCGAGCGTCGCGCGGCCGGTCGGACCGGCGGTCCCGGTCGAGCGCGGCCTCCGGACAGAACGGGTCGCCGAGCGCGCCCGAGACCGAAACCGCGACGGGCGGGGCGAGCGAGGCCGGCGGCGCGGACGGTGCGGGGAGTCCCGGCGCGGGGGCGTCCGGCCAGTCGTCCGAGGTCAGCGAAGACGCAAAGGAGCGCGTCCAGCAGCTCCGGTCGCAGCTCAAGCAGCGCAAACAGCAGGTGAAGCAGTTGAAGGACCGACTCTCGGACGTGGAGTCCGAACGCAACGAGTACAAGCGCGAGCGCGACGCGCTCCGCCAAGAGGTCGAGCGACTCGAAGCCAAACTCGAAACCGCCGGGTCGGCGGGGAGCGCGAGCGGCAAGCGGCAACTCGACCCCTCGCAGGCGTTCGACGGGACCAACCTCTTCGTGCGCTACGAGTCGAAGGGAAAGGCCACGCTGGACGAGGCCGCCGAGGGGACGGTCGAAGCGGAGGACGTGAACGCGAACCTCCGACTCGAACACCACACCCAGTTCGAAGCCGACGACGTGGAGGTCGCGGGCGAGGCGTTCGACTCGTTCCTGACCGACTCCTTCGAGTACCGGTTCGTCTCGTGGGTCGTCGAGGAACTGCTGTACGAGATTCGGGACACCGGCCACCGGACCAGCCTGAAGGACCTCTACGAGTCGATTCCGAAGATAGACCGCGTTGACCTCCACGGGTCGGTGAGCGCGGGGAGTACCGACGACGACACGCGACAGGAGTCGTTCGACATCATCATGCGCGACCGCATGGGGAACCCGCTGCTCGTCGCGGACCTCAACGACTCACGCGACCCCACGACCGGCGAGATGATGGGGTCGCTGGTCGACGCCTCGTCGGACGTCGCGCAGACCCACGACGAGCTATCGGGGACGTTCCAAGTGACCGAGAGCTTCTTCGAACCCGAGGCGCTCGAAACGACGGAGTCGGCTACCTCGGGCGGGTTCCTCAGCCGGGAAAAGAGAGAGAGTTTCGTGAAACTCTCCCGAAAGCGGGGATACCACCTCTGTCTCGTGGAGTCACGGAGCGGTGGCTTCCACCTGAACGTGCCGGAGCTCTAG
- a CDS encoding adenylosuccinate synthase codes for MTVTIVGSQLGDEGKGGVVDLWGDAVDVVARYQGGDNAGHTVVEDGTEYKLSLVPSGAVRGKVGVLGNGCVVNPATLFEEIDDLRERGLDPDVRVARRAHVIFPYHRVLDGIEEDVKSESDQEVGTTGRGIGPTYEDKAGRRGIRVADLLDPEGLREKLEYVVPQKQRLAEDVFGVETGEEFDIASLYEEYKGYGERLAENDMTVDAGEFLADRLDDGDEVMFEGAQGTLIDIDHGNYPYVTSSNPTAGGAATGTGLSPGVVGGGEVVGIVKAYLTRVGSGPLPTELGGVVGDTPGYDEQGEGENEELAEYIREEGGEYGTVTGRPRRVGWLDMPMLRHSARANGFTGLAVNHIDVLAGLDEVKVGHSYDLITDEGDSSSNRTESDDTDEIFTMPATTERWSQCEPNFRTFDGWEDVDWQAVADEGYDAIPENARAYLEYVSDELDADVYAVGVGPGREETVVVENPLE; via the coding sequence ATGACCGTAACCATCGTCGGTTCGCAACTCGGCGACGAGGGGAAAGGCGGCGTCGTTGACCTCTGGGGCGACGCCGTCGACGTGGTTGCCCGCTATCAGGGCGGGGACAACGCGGGCCACACCGTCGTCGAGGACGGCACTGAGTACAAGCTTTCGCTGGTTCCTAGCGGCGCGGTCCGCGGGAAGGTCGGCGTCCTCGGCAACGGGTGCGTCGTCAACCCCGCGACGCTGTTCGAGGAGATAGACGACCTGCGCGAGCGGGGTCTCGACCCCGACGTTCGGGTCGCCCGGCGCGCGCACGTCATCTTCCCGTACCACCGCGTGCTGGACGGCATCGAGGAGGACGTCAAGAGCGAGTCCGACCAAGAGGTGGGGACGACCGGCCGCGGTATCGGTCCGACCTACGAGGACAAGGCCGGTCGGCGCGGCATCCGGGTCGCCGACCTGCTCGACCCCGAGGGACTCCGCGAGAAACTGGAGTACGTCGTCCCGCAGAAGCAGCGACTCGCCGAGGACGTGTTCGGCGTCGAGACGGGCGAGGAGTTCGACATCGCCAGCCTCTACGAGGAGTACAAGGGCTACGGCGAGCGACTCGCCGAGAACGACATGACCGTGGACGCCGGGGAGTTCCTCGCCGACCGTCTGGACGACGGCGACGAAGTGATGTTCGAGGGCGCGCAGGGCACGCTCATCGACATCGACCACGGCAACTACCCCTACGTCACCTCCTCGAATCCGACCGCGGGCGGGGCCGCCACGGGCACCGGCCTGAGTCCGGGCGTCGTCGGCGGCGGGGAAGTCGTCGGCATCGTCAAGGCCTACCTCACCCGGGTCGGAAGCGGCCCGCTCCCGACGGAACTCGGCGGCGTCGTCGGCGACACGCCCGGCTACGACGAGCAGGGCGAGGGCGAGAACGAGGAACTGGCCGAGTACATCCGCGAGGAGGGCGGCGAGTACGGCACCGTCACGGGCCGTCCGCGCCGGGTCGGCTGGTTGGACATGCCGATGCTGCGCCACTCGGCGCGCGCCAACGGGTTCACCGGTCTCGCCGTCAATCACATCGACGTGCTGGCCGGACTGGACGAGGTGAAGGTCGGCCACAGCTACGACCTCATCACCGACGAGGGAGACTCGTCGAGCAATCGGACGGAGTCCGATGACACCGACGAGATTTTCACGATGCCCGCGACCACCGAGCGGTGGAGTCAGTGTGAGCCCAACTTCCGGACGTTCGACGGCTGGGAGGACGTCGACTGGCAGGCCGTCGCCGACGAGGGCTACGACGCGATTCCGGAGAACGCTCGGGCCTACCTCGAATACGTCAGCGACGAACTCGACGCCGACGTGTACGCGGTCGGCGTCGGGCCGGGCCGCGAGGAGACCGTCGTGGTCGAGAACCCGCTGGAGTAA
- a CDS encoding UPF0058 family protein, which translates to MQKTELLYLHALLAKTHEYLAVRHDLPETFDGYGTREIGPYQVQRPKSEHETAVRLLAERLADEVADETPEPELREA; encoded by the coding sequence ATGCAGAAAACCGAACTCCTGTATCTCCACGCGCTACTCGCAAAGACCCACGAATACCTCGCGGTCCGTCACGACCTCCCGGAGACGTTCGACGGGTACGGCACGCGCGAAATCGGCCCGTATCAGGTTCAGCGCCCGAAGTCCGAACACGAGACGGCGGTCAGACTGCTCGCCGAGCGACTCGCCGACGAAGTCGCGGACGAGACGCCGGAACCCGAACTCCGGGAGGCGTGA
- a CDS encoding methytransferase partner Trm112, with translation MKQSLMDIICCPLDKQELELDATETDDDEEVISGTLTCTECGETYPIEDGIPNLLPPDMRDVEA, from the coding sequence ATGAAGCAGTCGCTGATGGACATCATCTGTTGTCCGCTGGACAAGCAGGAACTCGAACTCGACGCGACCGAGACCGACGACGACGAGGAGGTCATCTCGGGCACGCTGACCTGTACCGAGTGCGGCGAGACCTACCCCATCGAGGACGGCATCCCGAACCTCCTGCCGCCGGACATGCGCGACGTCGAGGCGTAG
- a CDS encoding DUF7524 family protein, with protein MSESLPVRLNHDRLHDIQTRASLEATDSFPVLLHNGDAPVHVHLHLDDALSAVASIPANNHFVDADSTRQVSVEIEDGGPRPVEGQLKIVTGHGAETDYVSVTVAEPDEEDGVAVDETLAERSGGDAEDAAADGTDDSGFEFPDVSVRRNAPVAVLGVFALAVAVGSASLSDSVAVLAGALAVLGSVVAAGYLLVR; from the coding sequence GTGTCCGAGAGTCTCCCCGTCCGTCTCAACCACGACCGACTGCACGACATCCAGACTCGGGCGTCGCTCGAAGCGACCGACTCGTTTCCGGTCCTGCTTCACAACGGCGACGCGCCGGTCCACGTCCACCTGCATCTGGACGACGCCCTCTCGGCAGTCGCGTCCATCCCCGCGAACAACCACTTCGTCGACGCCGACTCGACGCGACAGGTCAGCGTCGAAATCGAGGACGGCGGGCCGCGGCCGGTCGAAGGACAACTCAAAATCGTCACCGGTCACGGCGCGGAGACCGACTACGTCTCCGTGACCGTCGCCGAACCCGACGAGGAAGACGGCGTCGCGGTGGACGAGACGCTCGCCGAGCGCTCGGGCGGCGACGCCGAGGACGCCGCCGCCGACGGAACCGACGACTCGGGGTTCGAGTTCCCGGACGTCTCAGTGCGCCGGAACGCGCCGGTCGCGGTCCTCGGCGTCTTCGCGCTGGCCGTCGCCGTCGGGTCGGCCTCGCTCTCAGACAGCGTAGCCGTGCTGGCGGGCGCGCTGGCCGTCCTCGGGAGCGTAGTCGCCGCGGGCTATCTCCTCGTTCGGTAG
- a CDS encoding DUF7523 family protein yields MSLAEETRAAARRRPFLLAALRAGVVNYTAAARSLSGDIDGDADSIATALRRFAESLPDRETESRSARVSMESGLGEVETDEDALLSVGGTRLAPGEGSLTGVLAEGDADASALEHVLGRLDADGVAVRAAGFAGEGLLVVVERRDGPDALRIVEDALDVVPVSAEPDRA; encoded by the coding sequence ATGTCACTGGCCGAGGAGACCCGCGCGGCGGCCCGGCGTCGGCCCTTCCTGCTCGCGGCGCTCCGGGCGGGCGTCGTCAACTACACCGCGGCGGCCCGCTCGCTGTCCGGAGACATCGACGGCGACGCCGACTCGATAGCCACCGCGCTCCGGCGGTTCGCCGAGTCGCTGCCCGACCGAGAGACCGAGTCGCGGAGCGCGCGCGTCTCGATGGAGAGCGGACTGGGTGAGGTCGAAACGGACGAGGACGCGTTGCTCTCGGTCGGCGGAACCCGCCTCGCGCCCGGCGAGGGGTCGCTCACGGGCGTTCTCGCCGAGGGCGACGCGGACGCGAGCGCGCTCGAACACGTCCTCGGGCGCTTGGACGCCGACGGCGTGGCGGTCCGCGCGGCGGGATTCGCGGGTGAGGGCCTCCTCGTGGTCGTCGAGCGCCGCGACGGTCCCGACGCGCTCCGAATCGTGGAGGACGCCCTCGACGTGGTTCCGGTGTCGGCGGAACCCGACCGAGCGTAG
- the cysS gene encoding cysteine--tRNA ligase, with amino-acid sequence MTLHVTNTLSGEREPFEPQDPESVLLYYCGLTVSDLAHLGHARSWVHVDVMHRWLDHLGYDVRHVENFTDVNEKIVARVGEDDLGESEAEVARNFVSEVLTDMRSLNLLRAEVYPRVSEHVPEIVDLVETLVEKGYAYESNGSVYFDVTEFEDYGKLSNQNVEEMEAQGEDEELEEKRHPADFALWKAGEAHPDGVSASDASGDSSDSSDGAESGGQTWDSPWSEGRPGWHIECSAMSMTHLDETIDVHLGGQDLVFPHHENEIAQSEAATGQQFAKYWMHVRLLETGGEKMSSSLQNYFTVRNAVSEFGADAVRMFLLSTAYNNRQTYSEETLNEAVERWERLERGYDRAVEAADSPDARTKVADDSLRGAVAETREEFAAAMNDDFNTREAITALLELVSAVNKHVDSRDEYDYRALRDAVETFEELGEAVLGFDLSGEAGGNVELLDELVELVLNVRERERDAGNYQRADDLRDELEALGVEVQDTDSGAEFRLE; translated from the coding sequence ATGACGCTCCACGTGACGAACACCCTCTCCGGTGAGCGGGAACCGTTCGAACCGCAGGACCCCGAATCTGTGCTACTCTACTACTGCGGACTGACGGTCTCCGACCTCGCACATCTCGGACACGCCCGGTCGTGGGTCCACGTCGACGTGATGCACCGCTGGCTAGACCACCTCGGCTACGACGTGCGCCACGTCGAGAACTTCACCGACGTGAACGAGAAAATCGTCGCACGCGTCGGCGAGGACGACCTCGGCGAGAGCGAGGCGGAGGTCGCTCGGAACTTCGTCTCGGAAGTCCTGACCGACATGCGCTCGCTCAACCTCCTCCGCGCGGAGGTCTACCCGCGGGTCAGCGAGCACGTCCCCGAAATCGTGGACCTCGTGGAGACCCTCGTCGAGAAGGGCTACGCCTACGAGTCCAACGGGTCGGTCTACTTCGACGTGACCGAGTTCGAGGACTACGGCAAACTCTCGAACCAGAACGTCGAGGAGATGGAGGCGCAGGGCGAGGACGAGGAACTCGAAGAGAAGCGCCACCCCGCCGACTTCGCGCTCTGGAAGGCCGGAGAGGCCCACCCCGACGGTGTCTCTGCGAGCGACGCGAGCGGAGACTCGTCGGACTCGTCCGACGGCGCCGAGTCGGGCGGCCAGACGTGGGACTCGCCGTGGAGCGAGGGCCGCCCCGGATGGCACATCGAGTGCTCGGCGATGAGCATGACCCACCTCGACGAGACCATCGACGTTCACCTCGGCGGGCAGGACCTCGTCTTCCCCCACCACGAGAACGAAATCGCCCAGAGCGAGGCCGCGACCGGCCAGCAGTTCGCCAAGTACTGGATGCACGTCCGCCTGCTGGAGACCGGCGGCGAGAAGATGTCTTCCAGTCTCCAGAACTACTTCACGGTCCGGAACGCGGTCTCGGAGTTCGGCGCGGACGCCGTCCGCATGTTCCTGCTCTCGACCGCCTACAACAACCGCCAGACCTACAGCGAGGAGACGTTGAACGAGGCGGTCGAGCGATGGGAACGACTCGAACGCGGCTACGACCGCGCGGTCGAGGCCGCCGACAGTCCCGACGCCCGGACGAAGGTCGCGGACGACTCGCTCCGCGGCGCGGTCGCCGAGACCCGCGAGGAGTTCGCGGCCGCGATGAACGACGACTTCAACACTCGCGAGGCAATCACGGCCCTGCTGGAACTGGTCAGCGCGGTCAACAAGCACGTCGATTCGCGCGACGAGTACGACTATCGGGCGCTCCGCGACGCGGTCGAGACCTTCGAGGAACTCGGCGAGGCGGTCCTCGGTTTCGACTTGTCGGGCGAGGCCGGGGGGAACGTCGAACTGCTGGACGAACTGGTCGAACTCGTGCTGAACGTGCGCGAACGGGAGCGCGACGCGGGCAACTACCAGCGGGCCGACGACCTGCGCGACGAGTTGGAGGCGCTGGGCGTCGAGGTCCAAGACACCGACTCGGGCGCCGAGTTCCGACTGGAGTGA
- a CDS encoding DUF6517 family protein encodes MTRRAVAGVSLAVLLVLGGCTGFLSGPVTFSATEATVSDAALEDTGYQHNSTEKMEVSRTFSAAGQSKEVGVTNWISEYHQRVGLPGVGQQKVAVFATFTSPKVEILGKSFNPLEKYDDRQLAQQFTSQLDSVSGVRQVSSQNRTMLGKTTEVSKFEASVTTATGIEFDAYLHVTKVEHQGDFVVAVGVYPQKLPGQEQKVYRLIRGVQHGE; translated from the coding sequence ATGACACGAAGAGCAGTCGCTGGCGTCTCGCTCGCGGTTCTCCTCGTCCTCGGCGGATGCACCGGGTTCCTCTCGGGACCGGTGACGTTCTCCGCCACCGAGGCGACGGTCAGCGACGCCGCGCTCGAAGACACGGGATACCAGCACAACAGCACCGAGAAGATGGAGGTCTCGCGGACCTTCAGCGCCGCCGGACAGAGCAAGGAGGTCGGCGTGACCAACTGGATTTCCGAGTACCACCAGCGCGTGGGCCTGCCGGGCGTCGGCCAGCAGAAGGTCGCGGTGTTCGCGACGTTCACGAGTCCGAAAGTCGAGATACTCGGCAAGTCGTTCAACCCCCTCGAGAAGTACGACGACCGCCAGCTCGCCCAGCAGTTCACCTCGCAACTCGACAGCGTGAGCGGCGTCCGGCAGGTCAGTAGCCAGAACCGCACGATGCTCGGGAAGACGACGGAAGTCTCGAAGTTCGAGGCCAGCGTCACCACCGCGACGGGCATCGAGTTCGACGCCTACCTCCACGTCACGAAGGTCGAACATCAGGGCGACTTCGTGGTCGCAGTCGGCGTCTATCCCCAGAAGCTCCCCGGACAGGAGCAGAAGGTGTACCGACTCATCCGCGGCGTCCAGCACGGCGAGTAA
- the corA gene encoding magnesium/cobalt transporter CorA — translation MTVDAVVYTPDGTTIHDDLRAAREATGTTWVRASDASAEEMDRVAEAFGIHRLSVEDVRNEVRPKTEEFDDHTFVLLKTAILRRGETTFREEIAVRSVGFFVGDDWLVTMSPEPVGAVERVWEMVGRGEGRILRNGPDFATYRVADAIVDGYFDVLDEIEDQIEQVEEDVMTATDIETLETINNVRRELLSFRKLLWPSREAIGYLARGDPDEIREDTEKYYRDVYDHLVQLVDLTETYRDLASGARDIYLNSLSLSTNEVMKKLTVVATIVLPLTFVVGVYGMNFSGGPFSMPELGWTYGYPAVMVGMLAVTVILVVYFRESGYM, via the coding sequence GTGACCGTCGACGCGGTCGTCTACACGCCCGACGGGACGACGATTCACGACGACCTGCGGGCCGCCCGCGAGGCGACCGGGACCACGTGGGTCCGGGCGTCGGACGCGTCGGCCGAGGAGATGGACCGAGTCGCCGAGGCGTTCGGCATCCACCGACTCTCGGTCGAGGACGTTCGCAACGAGGTCCGGCCCAAGACCGAGGAGTTCGACGACCACACCTTCGTCCTGCTGAAGACCGCGATTCTGCGCCGGGGCGAGACGACCTTCCGCGAGGAAATCGCCGTGCGGTCGGTCGGATTCTTCGTCGGCGACGACTGGTTAGTTACCATGTCCCCGGAACCGGTCGGCGCGGTAGAGCGCGTCTGGGAGATGGTGGGCCGCGGAGAGGGCCGCATCCTTCGCAACGGTCCGGACTTCGCCACCTACCGAGTCGCCGACGCCATCGTGGACGGATACTTCGACGTGCTGGACGAAATCGAGGACCAGATAGAGCAGGTCGAGGAGGACGTGATGACCGCGACCGACATCGAGACGCTGGAGACCATCAACAACGTCCGCCGGGAACTGCTCTCCTTCCGGAAACTGCTGTGGCCCTCGCGGGAGGCCATCGGCTACCTCGCCCGAGGCGACCCCGACGAGATTCGAGAGGACACCGAGAAGTACTACCGGGACGTGTACGACCACCTCGTCCAACTCGTGGACCTGACCGAGACCTACCGCGATTTGGCCAGCGGCGCGCGCGACATCTACCTCAACTCGCTGTCGCTCTCGACCAACGAGGTGATGAAGAAACTGACCGTCGTGGCGACCATCGTCCTCCCGCTGACGTTCGTCGTGGGGGTCTACGGCATGAACTTCTCGGGCGGGCCGTTCAGCATGCCGGAACTCGGCTGGACGTACGGCTATCCGGCCGTAATGGTGGGCATGCTCGCGGTGACGGTGATTCTGGTCGTGTACTTCCGGGAGTCGGGATACATGTGA
- a CDS encoding DMT family transporter produces MDRAGTALVLVSAAGFGTLGVFGELAADAGLSIPTVLAFRFLLATVVVWLVLGACGRLRLLRGRSLAVGVALGAVGYAAMSGLFFWGLTFMTAGLVGIVLYTYPVFVVGAAALRLDEPVTRRTVASLAAALAGVALVTGADPAGADPRGVAVVLAAAVVYAGYITASRSALATVDPQVLTAHVLPGAAVSYLAFGTATGGLATPATDYEWALVVAIAVVATALPIFAFFAGLRRIGASDASIVSTAEPVVTLLLGAAVLGEPITTATVVGGALVLGGVLLAQTGEA; encoded by the coding sequence ATGGACCGAGCGGGAACCGCGCTGGTGCTGGTCTCGGCCGCCGGGTTCGGCACGCTCGGCGTCTTCGGCGAACTGGCGGCGGACGCGGGGCTGTCGATTCCGACGGTGCTCGCGTTCCGGTTCCTGCTCGCCACGGTGGTCGTGTGGCTGGTGCTGGGCGCTTGCGGCCGACTCCGCCTGCTCCGGGGTCGGTCGCTGGCGGTAGGCGTCGCGCTCGGCGCAGTCGGCTACGCGGCGATGAGCGGCCTGTTCTTCTGGGGCTTGACGTTCATGACCGCCGGACTGGTCGGCATCGTCCTCTACACGTACCCGGTCTTCGTCGTCGGCGCGGCGGCGTTGCGACTCGACGAACCGGTGACTCGGCGGACGGTCGCCTCGCTCGCGGCCGCGCTCGCAGGCGTGGCGCTCGTGACCGGCGCGGACCCGGCCGGGGCGGACCCGCGCGGGGTCGCGGTCGTCCTCGCGGCCGCGGTGGTGTACGCGGGCTACATCACTGCGAGTCGGTCGGCGCTGGCGACGGTGGACCCGCAGGTACTCACCGCGCACGTCCTGCCCGGAGCGGCGGTGTCGTACCTCGCGTTCGGGACCGCGACCGGCGGACTCGCGACTCCGGCGACCGACTACGAGTGGGCGCTGGTCGTCGCCATCGCCGTCGTCGCAACGGCGCTGCCCATCTTCGCGTTCTTCGCGGGCCTCCGGCGAATCGGCGCGAGCGACGCCAGCATCGTCAGCACCGCCGAACCGGTGGTGACGCTGTTGCTCGGCGCGGCGGTGTTGGGAGAACCGATTACGACCGCGACGGTGGTCGGCGGCGCGCTCGTCCTCGGGGGCGTACTGCTCGCCCAGACCGGCGAAGCGTAG
- a CDS encoding DMT family transporter yields the protein MTWLASLEERTPPMAALAVSIVAVSTSAILVRFSDAPSIVKALYRVVFTTLLLAPFAVTNYREDLRALSARDALVAVVTGVALAAHFATWFESLEWTSVAASVTLVQSQPLFVAVGAALLLDEAINRRMVGGILVAVAGVAFMSLGGLVSGGALAGARPLYGDALALAGAVTAAGYVLAGRSLRQRVALVPYVTVVYSVCAVVLLAVALADGTTVAPTAYPPEEWLLFLGMAVGPGIFGHTVINWALKYVESSVVSVTLLGEPVGSTLLALALLGEVPDTVTVAGGAVVLAGIYVTATGRPSGA from the coding sequence ATGACGTGGTTGGCGTCGCTCGAAGAGCGCACCCCGCCGATGGCGGCGCTGGCGGTCTCCATCGTGGCGGTCAGCACCAGCGCCATCCTCGTCCGGTTCAGCGACGCCCCGAGCATCGTCAAGGCGCTCTACCGGGTGGTGTTCACCACGCTCCTGCTCGCGCCGTTCGCGGTGACGAACTACCGCGAGGACCTCCGGGCGCTGTCGGCCCGCGACGCGCTGGTCGCCGTCGTCACCGGCGTCGCGCTCGCGGCCCACTTCGCGACGTGGTTCGAGAGCCTGGAGTGGACCAGCGTCGCCGCCAGCGTCACGCTCGTCCAGTCCCAACCGCTGTTCGTCGCAGTGGGCGCGGCGCTCCTGCTCGACGAGGCCATCAATCGCCGCATGGTCGGCGGCATCCTCGTCGCTGTCGCGGGCGTCGCGTTCATGTCGCTCGGCGGTCTGGTCTCGGGAGGCGCGCTGGCCGGGGCGCGGCCGCTCTACGGCGACGCTCTCGCGCTCGCCGGCGCGGTCACGGCCGCGGGCTACGTGCTGGCCGGCCGGTCGCTCCGCCAGCGGGTCGCCTTGGTGCCGTACGTCACGGTCGTCTACTCGGTCTGTGCCGTCGTCCTGCTCGCCGTCGCGCTGGCGGACGGAACCACCGTCGCGCCGACGGCGTACCCGCCCGAGGAGTGGCTTCTGTTCCTCGGCATGGCGGTCGGACCGGGCATCTTCGGGCACACGGTCATCAACTGGGCGCTGAAGTACGTCGAGTCGAGCGTGGTCAGCGTCACCTTGCTCGGCGAACCGGTCGGCTCGACGCTCCTCGCGCTCGCTCTTCTCGGCGAGGTCCCCGACACCGTCACCGTGGCGGGCGGAGCGGTCGTCCTCGCTGGCATCTACGTCACCGCAACGGGGCGACCGAGCGGCGCGTAG